The following proteins are co-located in the Halarcobacter sp. genome:
- a CDS encoding di-trans,poly-cis-decaprenylcistransferase, with the protein MTEKRNPEHIAIIMDGNGRWAKERGLKRTAGHEEGAKTVREITKYCAKLGIKYLTLYAFSTENWSRPKLEVEYLMKLLDKYLKSELSTYLENGIKFKSIGDISKFSKSLQKTILDVEEKTKNGKNLTQVLALNYGSQDEILRAIKKLNEKKLEITKENFESCLDTAGIPNVDMLIRTSGEVRLSNYLLWQNAYAELFFTNTYWPEFSTNDLDDLISDFNQRERRFGGI; encoded by the coding sequence ATGACTGAAAAAAGAAATCCAGAGCATATTGCCATTATAATGGATGGAAATGGAAGATGGGCAAAGGAGCGAGGTTTAAAAAGAACTGCAGGACATGAAGAGGGTGCAAAAACTGTAAGGGAGATAACAAAATATTGTGCTAAATTGGGGATTAAGTATTTAACATTATATGCTTTTTCTACAGAAAATTGGAGTAGACCCAAACTTGAAGTTGAATATCTGATGAAGCTTTTAGATAAATATTTAAAAAGTGAACTTTCAACTTATTTGGAAAATGGGATTAAATTTAAATCAATAGGAGATATCTCAAAGTTTTCTAAATCTTTACAAAAAACTATTTTAGATGTTGAAGAAAAAACTAAAAATGGTAAAAATCTTACGCAAGTTCTAGCTTTGAATTATGGTTCTCAAGATGAAATCTTAAGAGCAATAAAAAAACTAAACGAAAAAAAACTTGAAATTACAAAAGAAAATTTTGAATCATGTCTTGATACAGCTGGAATTCCAAATGTAGATATGTTAATTAGAACTAGTGGTGAAGTACGTTTATCCAATTATCTATTGTGGCAAAATGCCTATGCAGAACTATTTTTCACAAACACCTACTGGCCAGAGTTTTCAACAAATGATTTAGATGATTTAATTAGCGATTTTAATCAAAGAGAGCGAAGATTTGGAGGTATTTAG